A stretch of the Candidatus Poribacteria bacterium genome encodes the following:
- a CDS encoding pyridoxal phosphate-dependent aminotransferase, whose product MISLSERSQNVTPSSTLAITAKINALIADGVDVVKFGAGEPDFDTPDYIKDAAIAALNAGFTKYTPVPGTPELREAITEKFKRDNGLSYSASEVIVSCGAKHTIYNIFQAICDPGDEVIFAAPYWVSYPEQIKLAGAVPRVIETTPAQNFCMAPDQVEAAITAKTKAILVNSPSNPTGTTYDLETLKAIADLAVKHQIYLISDEIYEALLYDGATHQSPASFNEETKAITFVVNGVSKAYSMTGWRIGYTAGPEDVISAMSRIQSHSTSNPTSIAQKAAVVALNEPQDAVEEMRKAFEERRDVICQRFDDIDGISYARPQGAFYIFPDFSEHYGRTIDGQKIENSMDITDYLLNSAGVGVVPGDGFGADNHLRLSFATSLTEINRGLDRIKEALK is encoded by the coding sequence ATGATTTCATTATCAGAACGGAGTCAAAATGTAACGCCATCGTCCACTTTGGCGATCACCGCGAAAATCAACGCGCTGATCGCTGATGGCGTAGATGTCGTCAAATTCGGTGCAGGCGAACCCGATTTTGACACACCCGATTATATCAAAGACGCTGCAATCGCCGCACTCAATGCGGGGTTCACGAAATATACCCCTGTTCCCGGCACACCGGAACTCCGGGAGGCAATCACCGAGAAGTTCAAACGGGACAATGGGTTAAGTTACAGCGCATCGGAGGTCATCGTCTCCTGCGGTGCTAAGCATACCATCTATAACATCTTTCAAGCGATCTGCGATCCGGGCGATGAAGTCATTTTCGCCGCACCGTATTGGGTGAGTTATCCAGAACAGATCAAACTCGCAGGGGCAGTGCCGCGCGTCATTGAGACAACGCCAGCACAAAACTTCTGCATGGCACCCGATCAGGTCGAAGCAGCGATAACCGCAAAGACGAAGGCGATTCTCGTCAACAGTCCGAGCAACCCGACCGGCACAACCTATGACTTGGAAACACTCAAGGCAATCGCTGATCTCGCCGTCAAACACCAAATCTACCTCATCTCGGATGAAATTTATGAGGCACTCCTCTACGACGGTGCGACACATCAGAGTCCGGCTTCGTTCAACGAGGAGACGAAAGCGATTACCTTTGTTGTCAACGGTGTTTCTAAAGCCTACTCGATGACAGGATGGCGGATTGGGTATACCGCCGGTCCCGAAGATGTGATCTCAGCAATGTCGCGTATCCAATCGCACAGCACCTCAAACCCGACATCCATTGCCCAGAAAGCCGCCGTTGTCGCATTGAACGAACCGCAGGATGCCGTTGAAGAGATGCGGAAAGCGTTTGAGGAACGCCGAGATGTGATCTGTCAGCGTTTTGACGATATTGATGGGATTAGTTATGCCAGACCGCAGGGCGCGTTCTACATCTTTCCCGATTTTTCTGAACACTACGGCAGAACAATCGACGGACAAAAGATTGAGAACTCAATGGATATAACTGATTATCTGCTCAATTCAGCAGGTGTCGGTGTTGTGCCGGGTGATGGTTTCGGTGCCGACAATCATTTGCGTCTCTCCTTCGCCACATCGTTGACGGAGATTAATCGAGGCTTAGATCGGATTAAAGAGGCGTTAAAGTAA
- a CDS encoding arylsulfatase produces the protein MAEQTTPNLVFVITDDQGYGDLGCTGNPVINTPNLDALAAESVQLQNLHVGPTCSPTRAGIMTGHYCNSTGVWHTIGGRSLLRSDEVTMADIFRRNGYKTGMFGKWHLGDNYPFRPHDRGFDEALYHGGGGISQTPDYWGNDYFDDTYFRNGSEQPFDGYCTDVWFQEAMAFIERQAEKGENRPFFCYLSTNAPHGPFRVPDAYGEVYRRKGVEGDRANFWGMITNIDDNMARMRHHLRVLGLEENTILIFMTDNGSAAGCDLDAQQFVRAGYNAGMRGKKGSPYEGGHRVPLFMHWPGGGFTEKHEVHELTANIDLLPTLIDLCDLEVSSNAHFHGTSIAPLLRNETEAWEERVIVTDSQRVENPIKWKDSATMSQRWRLINGTELYDIQADPGQQHDVADEHPEVVSELREHYEAWWKLVSERFDEDCPIVIGTQNEPVTCITTHDWHGEAHAWNQGMIRRGMECNGYWAIEVPEDGAYSFELRRWPLAEDRAITDGIPGEHIDLYNGGKALALTAAKIRIGDQTSTKAIPPDAKGVTFTFNLTAGQTRMHTEFSDETGELAIGAYYVYAKRVI, from the coding sequence GTGGCAGAACAGACGACCCCAAATCTCGTCTTCGTCATCACGGACGACCAAGGATACGGCGATTTAGGATGCACCGGAAACCCCGTTATCAACACACCCAATTTGGATGCACTCGCAGCAGAAAGCGTGCAACTACAGAATCTACACGTCGGTCCCACCTGTTCACCGACACGAGCGGGGATTATGACAGGGCACTATTGCAACTCCACCGGCGTGTGGCATACCATCGGCGGACGCTCACTCCTTCGCAGCGACGAAGTTACGATGGCAGATATCTTCCGGCGCAACGGCTATAAGACGGGTATGTTCGGGAAATGGCATCTCGGTGACAACTATCCCTTCCGTCCACACGACAGAGGCTTCGACGAAGCACTCTACCACGGCGGCGGTGGTATCAGTCAAACACCGGACTATTGGGGCAACGACTATTTCGACGACACCTATTTCCGCAACGGTTCGGAACAACCTTTTGATGGCTACTGCACCGATGTCTGGTTCCAAGAAGCGATGGCGTTTATTGAGAGGCAGGCTGAAAAGGGTGAGAACCGCCCATTCTTCTGTTATCTCTCCACTAACGCGCCGCACGGTCCGTTCCGTGTTCCGGATGCTTACGGTGAGGTTTACAGACGGAAGGGTGTAGAAGGTGACCGTGCGAATTTCTGGGGTATGATAACCAATATCGACGACAATATGGCACGGATGCGGCACCATCTCCGGGTTTTGGGGCTTGAGGAAAACACTATCCTTATCTTCATGACCGACAACGGATCCGCGGCTGGATGTGACTTGGATGCGCAGCAGTTCGTTAGGGCGGGTTACAATGCGGGGATGCGCGGTAAAAAAGGGTCGCCGTATGAAGGCGGGCATCGCGTGCCGCTGTTCATGCATTGGCCCGGCGGTGGCTTCACTGAAAAACACGAAGTGCATGAACTCACTGCGAACATTGATCTACTCCCGACGCTGATAGACCTCTGCGATCTTGAAGTTTCCTCAAATGCGCACTTCCACGGCACCAGCATCGCACCGTTGCTGAGAAACGAAACGGAAGCGTGGGAGGAACGGGTTATCGTCACCGATTCGCAGCGCGTTGAAAATCCGATTAAGTGGAAAGACAGTGCGACGATGTCCCAACGGTGGCGGCTCATCAACGGCACCGAACTCTACGATATACAGGCGGATCCCGGGCAACAGCACGATGTCGCCGATGAACACCCAGAAGTCGTTTCGGAACTCCGTGAGCATTATGAAGCGTGGTGGAAACTGGTTTCGGAGCGGTTTGATGAGGACTGTCCGATTGTCATCGGGACACAGAACGAACCTGTTACATGCATCACGACACATGACTGGCACGGGGAAGCACACGCATGGAATCAGGGGATGATCCGTCGAGGCATGGAATGTAACGGCTATTGGGCGATTGAGGTGCCTGAAGACGGGGCGTACAGCTTCGAGTTGCGTCGGTGGCCCCTTGCCGAGGACAGAGCGATCACAGATGGCATTCCCGGTGAACACATTGATCTCTACAACGGTGGTAAGGCTCTGGCATTAACAGCAGCGAAAATCCGCATTGGGGACCAGACTTCGACAAAAGCGATTCCACCAGATGCGAAAGGCGTAACGTTTACGTTTAACCTCACCGCCGGTCAGACGCGCATGCATACCGAGTTCTCCGACGAAACCGGGGAATTAGCAATTGGAGCGTATTACGTGTATGCGAAACGGGTGATTTGA
- a CDS encoding gamma-glutamylcyclotransferase codes for MRYFAYGSNMNLSQMQQRCPGVADIGKFRLEGFRLVFKYHADIIRAEGCTVHGGLWRITEDHEEALDTYEGYPDYYGKYYQDDVMFYRMREEYVKDFEAPSKWYLKTIIQGYRDFGLTQEEFEESLGVQQLGLTQKDLEEHLGVSTDELARLFSRVATSPVYE; via the coding sequence ATGAGATACTTTGCTTACGGCTCCAACATGAACCTCTCACAGATGCAGCAAAGGTGTCCGGGTGTCGCTGATATAGGAAAGTTTCGGCTTGAGGGTTTCCGCCTTGTTTTTAAATACCACGCCGATATTATCCGTGCGGAAGGGTGTACAGTCCACGGTGGGCTTTGGAGAATTACAGAGGACCACGAAGAGGCACTTGATACCTACGAAGGCTACCCCGACTACTACGGCAAGTATTACCAAGACGATGTCATGTTTTACAGAATGAGAGAGGAGTATGTGAAGGATTTTGAGGCACCTTCAAAGTGGTATCTGAAAACCATCATTCAGGGATACCGTGATTTTGGCTTGACGCAGGAAGAATTTGAAGAGAGCCTCGGTGTCCAACAACTTGGCTTGACGCAAAAAGACCTTGAAGAGCACCTCGGCGTGTCAACAGATGAACTCGCCCGCCTATTTTCCCGCGTCGCAACCTCTCCTGTCTATGAGTAA
- a CDS encoding LamG domain-containing protein yields MRIKIFVCAMLALGLIVGYSHAEIDPDRIVGIWLLDEGKGDVAEDASENGRKGTITNSKWEKGKVDGALEIKKGGTVTIPLGKGIIEDKVTFILWINFTDIAGQQNYFSIWDQSNNRYVPYKEGPNTLRSWTNTWNVTSGVTVKAGTWYHVANVYDGETCKIYVNGEEKVSQKVPKFQLQDQDQTAWLATDKGVGFLSATIMDEVGLFNDGLTEDEVQGIMNDGIMFTAFAVEPSGKLPVLWGRLKSQ; encoded by the coding sequence ATGAGAATAAAGATATTTGTCTGCGCGATGCTCGCGTTAGGTCTCATCGTCGGTTATAGCCACGCCGAAATTGATCCGGATAGGATCGTCGGTATTTGGTTATTGGACGAAGGCAAGGGCGATGTCGCCGAAGACGCGTCCGAGAATGGACGTAAAGGCACGATTACGAACTCGAAATGGGAGAAAGGGAAGGTCGATGGTGCTCTTGAAATTAAAAAGGGTGGGACAGTCACCATTCCGCTCGGTAAAGGCATCATCGAGGATAAAGTGACCTTCATCCTGTGGATAAATTTTACCGACATCGCAGGTCAGCAGAACTATTTCTCGATATGGGATCAGAGTAACAACCGCTATGTGCCTTACAAAGAAGGACCAAACACCCTTCGCAGTTGGACGAACACTTGGAATGTTACCAGTGGCGTGACTGTTAAGGCGGGAACATGGTATCACGTCGCCAATGTCTACGATGGAGAAACCTGTAAAATCTACGTCAACGGTGAAGAGAAAGTCTCACAAAAGGTGCCGAAGTTCCAACTCCAAGATCAGGATCAGACGGCATGGCTTGCTACGGATAAAGGTGTAGGTTTCCTCTCCGCCACTATTATGGACGAGGTCGGTCTCTTCAACGACGGACTCACCGAAGATGAAGTTCAAGGTATTATGAATGACGGTATCATGTTTACCGCTTTTGCTGTTGAACCGTCAGGTAAACTTCCTGTGCTGTGGGGAAGATTGAAATCGCAGTAG